CCTGATCCAGCAACGCCAGCTCGAGAAGCTGCTCGAAGAAGGCGCCGAGTACCGCGCGGAGTTGATGGCCGAGGAAGAGGGCTGGGTCGAGACCGAGTCGGGCCTGATGTACCGCGTGGTCGAAGAAGGTGAAGGCGAAAGCCCCGACGCCAACGACGTTGTCACCTGCCACTACGAAGGCACACTCGCAGACGGTACGGTTTTCGACAGCTCGTACCAGCGCGGCGAGCCGGCCGAGTTCTCGCTCAACCGCGTCATCGGCGGGTGGACCGAGGGCGTCCAGCTCATGAACGTCGGCTCGAAGTACGAGTTCGTCATCCCCCCCGGCCTGGCCTACGGCGAACGCGGCTACCCCGACCCCCGCGGCGGCGGCATCCCCCAGAACGCCACGCTCCGCTTCACCATCGAGTTGCTCGGCTTCGCGGCGACCCCCAACGTCGAAGACGACCGCGAACCCCTGGGCGACTGATCATGCAAGGCGAAGCCCACGGATTGCATCCGTGGGACCCACAGATGAAATCTGTGGGCTTCAGATAGACCGCCGGATTGCACGCAAGCCCTCCACCAAGCCCCCGCGCTCCGGCGCGGGGCTTTTTCATACGCGCAAGAACCCGCCGACAGGCAGGATGACTGTCCCACCGATAAACTGACTCTATGCAAGAACTCACCCTCCCCGGCCGGATGATCCTGCTGCCCGGCTACGGCTGCGACGGCCGCGTCTTCGGCCCCCAGCGCCGCGCGTTCGGCGACCGGCTCGAAACGCCCGACTGGCTCAAACCCGAGGCCGGCGAATCGATCGGGCACTATGCCGAGCGCTGGGCCCAGTTATTGAGCAAGCCCGGCGATGACCGGCCCCTCGCGCTGGGCGGGCTCTCGCTGGGCGGTGTCGTCGCGCAGGAGATGGCCCGTGTCATCGAGCCCACGCCGAGCGTCGTCTTGCTGATCGCCAGCACGCAGAAGCCCGACCGCTGGCGGCTGCCGGTCCAGCTCGGCGAGTTGTTTGGCCGCTTCGTGCCGGCCGCGTCGGCGAACAAGGTCGCATCGCTGATGTCGCTCGGATACGCCATGCGTGACGGGCTCGACGACGACGGCAAGAAGCTTGCACGCGCGATGGCCAAGGACATGGACCCCGCGTTTATCAAGTGGGCCGGCCGGGCCGCGCTCGACTGGCCCGGGGTCAAGCCCACCGACCGCGCGATG
The sequence above is a segment of the Phycisphaeraceae bacterium D3-23 genome. Coding sequences within it:
- a CDS encoding alpha/beta fold hydrolase, whose product is MQELTLPGRMILLPGYGCDGRVFGPQRRAFGDRLETPDWLKPEAGESIGHYAERWAQLLSKPGDDRPLALGGLSLGGVVAQEMARVIEPTPSVVLLIASTQKPDRWRLPVQLGELFGRFVPAASANKVASLMSLGYAMRDGLDDDGKKLARAMAKDMDPAFIKWAGRAALDWPGVKPTDRAMPPTYHIHGQHDWVIDAADQADEVIELGRHTINLTHPSSVNRFLFEHFMKHVPGVQDEYPDIENPRLTAQRRLVLEGAPAGTPMV